A genomic region of Candidatus Methylacidiphilales bacterium contains the following coding sequences:
- a CDS encoding glycoside hydrolase family 38 C-terminal domain-containing protein, translated as MLPSNPLLQLTYPRVKSAEKRLQKLIWTKVADLTLAYAGNTRDHQNVTITPKLKFKPITLPFTWGKLFDQGWFQISLPKELPPARTPLYLHWNDQGEGTLHIDGIPYYGFDVAHRYCRLPDSVRGKKLLVESLALQSAIWHPSATGMSDQGSVLSEAALYNRDDLAWKVWHDFVVLIDLLEEEMKTNFPQTKPTAWGVGFQPATENLTPFYRRLLRLLDDAVNAFDSGGLKALDRALTTTYASFRGQGLPITATLTGHAHIDLVWLWPERAGEYKAVHTFSTMNRLMDLYPEFRFGYSQPASYAAVERRSPALMKQVKSRIARKTWEPVGATEVESDTLLACGEALARSFLVGQEHYRQIQGQRSRVLWIPDVFGYSGCLPQIMRQTGVDYFFTTKLTWSNINKFPYSSFLWRGIDGSEVLVHVTQDNGYNQAVSTKEVKTGALAYRQSDVHDEYLCPTGYGDGGGGVTEEMCERARRLADIASMPKVRWGRIDEFFDRLNECRDKLPAYQGELYLEYHRGILTTHGNLKAVFRGAERALQVWEAVRCATGGRAIDPRAWERVIFAQFHDYIPGSSIAEVYEEGLAELSRITHTCLTTSTRELGKKMGTKGGSSCLFNPLPYTRTHLLRSGKTPYTVVLPPLSGAAPGNLARRETRVPLEASAQYLRSERVEARFDPQGQITRLVVDGREIAQRGPLNSLAVYPDQPHLFDAWEIDRQSLSNGKKVNAKAKLIDVVVSGDEATVIFERAVSSKSRVTICYRLEAHLPVLHVQYDFDWQDPSKLVKALFPTAYYGQNVRYGAPFGSVLRGQHPGKPRDEAQFEVAGSRYAAVSDDSELQGLAVITESKYGFSCREGVLGVSLLRSALITGEDPGHARLFKASIRRPVKTDTHSDLGPQTIRLALGFHSLLNPREESAAALADILFTPPIAYRGGNISSPFLGLEGGASLLPTWAKPIDARSWILRLNEVSGQRGIADIRLAPGWTALPVNLSEEPTQGNRPVTRISFKPYELLSLKIFRKKG; from the coding sequence ATGCTGCCCTCCAATCCTTTGCTCCAACTGACTTATCCCCGCGTCAAATCCGCCGAAAAACGCCTGCAAAAACTCATCTGGACCAAGGTGGCCGACTTGACCCTGGCATATGCGGGAAACACCAGGGACCACCAGAACGTCACCATCACCCCGAAGCTAAAATTCAAACCCATCACCCTCCCCTTCACCTGGGGCAAACTTTTTGACCAGGGATGGTTCCAGATCTCGCTTCCCAAAGAACTCCCGCCCGCACGCACCCCGCTCTACCTCCACTGGAACGACCAAGGTGAAGGAACCTTGCACATCGATGGCATCCCCTACTACGGCTTCGATGTGGCCCACCGCTACTGCCGACTTCCGGATTCGGTCCGCGGCAAAAAACTCCTGGTGGAGTCCCTCGCCCTCCAGAGCGCCATCTGGCACCCCTCCGCCACCGGGATGTCGGACCAAGGATCCGTCTTGAGCGAGGCCGCGCTATACAACCGCGATGATCTGGCCTGGAAGGTATGGCATGATTTCGTCGTGCTCATCGATCTCCTCGAAGAGGAAATGAAGACCAACTTCCCGCAAACCAAACCCACTGCCTGGGGCGTCGGATTCCAACCGGCGACGGAGAACCTCACCCCGTTCTACCGCCGCCTCCTCCGGCTGTTGGACGATGCGGTGAACGCATTCGACTCCGGTGGCCTGAAGGCCTTGGACCGGGCCCTCACCACAACCTATGCCTCTTTCCGGGGGCAGGGCCTGCCCATCACCGCCACCCTCACCGGCCACGCCCACATCGACCTTGTGTGGCTCTGGCCCGAACGCGCAGGCGAATACAAAGCGGTGCACACGTTCTCCACCATGAACCGACTGATGGATCTCTACCCCGAATTCCGTTTCGGCTACAGCCAGCCCGCCAGCTACGCCGCCGTGGAACGGCGTTCCCCCGCATTGATGAAACAGGTCAAATCCCGCATCGCCCGGAAGACCTGGGAGCCCGTGGGTGCCACCGAGGTGGAATCCGACACCCTGCTGGCCTGCGGCGAAGCCCTTGCCCGCAGCTTCCTCGTCGGCCAGGAGCATTACCGCCAGATCCAAGGCCAGCGCTCGCGGGTCCTCTGGATCCCGGATGTCTTCGGTTACTCCGGCTGTCTTCCCCAGATCATGCGGCAAACCGGGGTCGACTATTTCTTCACCACCAAGCTCACCTGGTCGAACATCAACAAATTCCCCTACAGCAGCTTCCTCTGGCGCGGAATCGACGGATCGGAAGTGCTGGTCCATGTCACGCAGGACAATGGCTACAACCAGGCCGTCAGCACCAAGGAAGTCAAAACCGGCGCACTCGCCTACCGGCAGTCCGATGTGCATGACGAATACCTCTGCCCGACCGGTTATGGCGACGGCGGTGGCGGTGTCACCGAGGAAATGTGCGAACGTGCCCGCCGTCTGGCGGACATCGCTTCCATGCCCAAGGTCCGCTGGGGCCGTATTGATGAATTCTTCGACCGCCTCAATGAGTGCCGGGACAAACTGCCCGCTTACCAGGGCGAGCTGTATCTGGAATACCACCGCGGCATCCTCACCACCCACGGGAATCTCAAGGCCGTTTTCCGCGGGGCCGAACGGGCCCTCCAAGTTTGGGAGGCCGTGCGCTGCGCCACCGGGGGCCGGGCCATTGACCCCAGAGCATGGGAGCGCGTCATCTTCGCCCAATTCCACGACTACATCCCCGGCAGCTCCATCGCTGAAGTCTACGAGGAGGGCCTGGCCGAACTCTCCCGGATCACCCACACATGCCTAACCACAAGCACGCGCGAGCTAGGAAAAAAAATGGGAACGAAAGGCGGTTCGTCCTGCCTCTTCAACCCGCTGCCCTACACCCGAACCCATCTCCTGCGTTCGGGCAAGACCCCGTATACCGTGGTGTTGCCCCCGTTGTCTGGCGCCGCCCCCGGCAACCTGGCCCGCCGGGAGACCCGTGTCCCGCTTGAAGCCTCGGCCCAGTACCTCCGCTCGGAGCGCGTCGAGGCGCGTTTCGACCCCCAGGGACAGATCACCCGTCTGGTCGTCGACGGTCGTGAAATTGCACAGAGAGGCCCGCTCAACAGCCTCGCTGTCTATCCCGACCAACCGCATCTCTTCGATGCCTGGGAAATAGACCGCCAGTCACTCAGCAACGGCAAGAAGGTAAACGCCAAAGCCAAGCTGATCGACGTGGTTGTATCCGGCGACGAGGCCACCGTCATTTTTGAGAGGGCAGTATCAAGCAAGAGCCGCGTGACCATCTGTTACCGTCTTGAAGCCCACCTGCCCGTCTTGCACGTGCAGTATGATTTCGACTGGCAGGATCCCTCGAAGCTGGTCAAGGCGCTCTTTCCCACCGCCTACTATGGTCAGAACGTTCGTTATGGCGCGCCCTTCGGTTCCGTGCTCCGCGGGCAACATCCCGGCAAACCCCGGGACGAGGCCCAATTCGAGGTCGCCGGCAGCCGCTATGCCGCCGTCTCCGATGATTCCGAACTCCAGGGACTTGCGGTCATCACCGAGAGCAAATATGGCTTTTCCTGTCGCGAGGGCGTGCTGGGCGTATCCCTCCTGCGGAGCGCCCTGATCACCGGGGAGGATCCCGGACATGCCCGCCTCTTCAAGGCGAGCATCCGGCGGCCGGTCAAAACCGACACCCATTCGGATTTGGGCCCCCAAACGATCCGGCTGGCCCTGGGTTTCCATTCGCTTCTCAATCCGCGCGAGGAAAGCGCCGCCGCACTGGCCGACATCCTCTTCACACCCCCGATTGCGTATCGGGGCGGCAATATCTCCAGTCCGTTCCTTGGGCTGGAAGGTGGCGCCTCCCTCCTTCCCACCTGGGCCAAACCGATCGATGCCCGGAGTTGGATCCTCCGGCTCAATGAAGTCAGTGGCCAGCGTGGGATCGCCGACATCCGACTGGCCCCCGGCTGGACCGCACTCCC
- a CDS encoding Gfo/Idh/MocA family oxidoreductase, producing the protein MPLNTVIVGCGHIAKAYASNLLTYPGIKLTGFFDLDLPRADAFANEFGGRSYPTLDAVLADTAVDLVVNLTIHHAHEEVVARCLGAGKHVHTEKPLALSAAAAQRLAAQADKHGLRLSSAPSTWLGEAQQSAAAVLASGALGRIRQVFAEINHGRIESWHPNPSCFYEVGVLWDVCIYPLTLLTAFFGPVRSVQSFQRTLLPERRTQNGTPFVLQKPEFIVAMLDFENGCAARLSGNFYNLGTQQGSAVEFHGDAGSLILGSSFLFNARVESCQAGQPLTAVERPDPGVDGIEFGRGVRELARAIEAGVPHPCSAHQAAHVIEIMEAIDASASDQGRPYPVHSAFPHPRFSWPS; encoded by the coding sequence ATGCCCCTGAACACCGTTATCGTTGGCTGCGGCCACATCGCCAAGGCCTATGCCTCCAACCTGCTGACCTATCCGGGAATCAAACTCACCGGATTCTTCGACCTCGATCTTCCGCGCGCGGATGCTTTCGCCAACGAGTTCGGAGGCCGCAGCTATCCAACGTTGGACGCAGTGCTCGCCGATACGGCCGTGGATCTGGTGGTCAACCTGACCATTCATCATGCCCACGAAGAAGTGGTGGCCCGTTGCCTTGGCGCCGGAAAGCATGTCCACACCGAGAAACCCCTCGCCCTCAGCGCAGCTGCCGCGCAGAGGCTCGCCGCCCAAGCAGACAAACACGGCCTGAGGCTTTCTTCCGCCCCTTCCACTTGGCTCGGTGAGGCCCAGCAGTCTGCCGCCGCTGTTCTTGCCTCGGGCGCACTCGGCCGCATCCGCCAAGTCTTCGCGGAAATAAACCACGGACGAATCGAATCTTGGCACCCGAACCCGTCCTGTTTTTATGAAGTCGGAGTGCTGTGGGATGTCTGCATCTATCCGCTCACACTTCTGACGGCATTTTTCGGCCCGGTCCGCTCGGTACAATCCTTCCAACGCACTCTGCTGCCGGAACGCCGCACCCAGAACGGAACCCCGTTCGTTCTGCAAAAGCCGGAGTTCATCGTGGCAATGCTCGATTTCGAAAATGGTTGTGCTGCCAGGCTGTCAGGCAATTTCTACAACCTCGGCACACAGCAGGGCAGCGCGGTCGAGTTCCACGGCGACGCCGGTTCGCTTATTCTCGGCAGCAGCTTCCTTTTCAACGCGCGAGTTGAATCCTGCCAAGCCGGTCAACCGCTGACTGCAGTCGAGCGCCCGGACCCTGGCGTCGACGGCATTGAGTTCGGACGTGGTGTGCGTGAACTTGCCCGCGCCATTGAAGCTGGTGTTCCCCACCCCTGCTCGGCTCACCAAGCGGCCCACGTCATTGAAATCATGGAAGCCATCGACGCTTCCGCCTCAGATCAGGGGCGGCCCTACCCGGTTCATTCCGCATTCCCCCACCCACGCTTTTCCTGGCCAAGCTAA
- a CDS encoding AraC family transcriptional regulator: MQVITLDELPKGIFCTFARWNYARQTPNAAHTHTFHELFWIESGEGIEHINGGSRPLRSGMMVLTRAEDRHAFSAAREGTSVDFVNFAFPVFVWSRLKRRFPRLRGHYFDRRPIDQRVHWLNPAELARLRVLSHELQAGNQDEFNTETFLAGVISLLSGCERQKPASVMPAWLAGACKGIREPVRFAGGTRAFATLAGRSPEHLARSLKRHLGRTPTEVVNEARLDHAALLLCTTGRGILDIAAECGFENAGHFYALFRARFQMTPRRYRLNNAYPPHVFKGPV; the protein is encoded by the coding sequence ATGCAAGTAATTACCCTCGACGAACTGCCCAAGGGGATTTTTTGCACATTCGCGCGATGGAATTACGCCCGACAGACTCCCAACGCCGCGCACACCCATACGTTCCACGAGCTGTTTTGGATTGAAAGCGGCGAGGGCATCGAGCACATCAATGGTGGTTCGCGCCCCCTGCGCTCAGGTATGATGGTGCTGACGCGCGCAGAAGATCGCCACGCCTTCTCCGCTGCGCGCGAGGGCACTTCGGTCGACTTTGTCAACTTCGCCTTTCCGGTCTTTGTCTGGAGCCGTCTCAAGCGGCGTTTTCCCCGTTTGCGGGGGCACTACTTTGACCGCCGCCCCATTGACCAGCGGGTGCACTGGCTCAACCCTGCCGAACTCGCGCGCCTTCGCGTCCTCTCCCACGAATTACAGGCAGGCAATCAGGACGAGTTCAATACGGAAACGTTCCTGGCGGGAGTGATATCGCTGCTGTCAGGCTGTGAACGGCAGAAACCCGCCTCCGTTATGCCTGCGTGGTTGGCCGGGGCCTGTAAAGGCATACGCGAGCCAGTGCGTTTCGCCGGTGGCACGCGGGCGTTCGCCACTCTGGCCGGCCGCAGTCCCGAACATTTGGCCCGTTCGTTAAAACGGCATCTAGGCCGCACGCCGACCGAGGTCGTCAACGAGGCCCGTCTCGACCATGCGGCGCTCCTACTCTGCACAACGGGCCGGGGCATTCTGGATATCGCGGCCGAATGCGGATTTGAGAACGCTGGGCATTTTTACGCGCTCTTCCGCGCCAGATTCCAAATGACACCGCGTAGATACCGTTTGAACAACGCCTACCCGCCCCATGTGTTCAAAGGTCCCGTCTAG
- a CDS encoding PEP-CTERM sorting domain-containing protein: MRAIHRCIKAFSLVVALAALPQAGRAQILVNVDFNVGNTVTFMDKLGGSAASPAPGSGAYWNGVSVTGGTQFSPGSYTSNGTLLASDGVTATSVGFSLTFSGAYQEMRFPGNANYTTSLLDDYAYATGTQTFTLTGLAANTQYDLYVFGINTQYGSDRTTFSANSTYSGSGIGVAKTIINAGNNTSFVLGQTYNAFTYATSSSLKSDGSGTIVLSWYNDGASEGAFNGFQLSASPVPEPSAYAMLGLGILFCAVVTRRRRKDHTSPCGI; this comes from the coding sequence ATGAGAGCCATTCATCGCTGCATTAAAGCCTTTTCTCTTGTTGTTGCCCTTGCGGCCCTGCCACAAGCCGGTCGTGCACAAATCCTCGTGAATGTGGATTTCAATGTCGGCAACACGGTCACTTTTATGGATAAGCTCGGCGGCTCTGCAGCCAGCCCCGCTCCCGGGTCCGGCGCCTACTGGAATGGGGTCAGCGTCACCGGCGGAACCCAATTTTCGCCGGGCTCTTACACCAGCAACGGCACCCTGCTGGCATCTGATGGGGTCACCGCCACTTCTGTCGGATTTTCCCTGACCTTCAGCGGTGCCTATCAGGAAATGCGCTTCCCGGGCAATGCCAATTACACCACATCCTTGCTCGATGACTATGCCTATGCCACAGGGACACAGACCTTTACGTTGACTGGTCTCGCCGCCAACACGCAGTACGACCTCTATGTCTTCGGGATCAATACACAATACGGTAGCGACCGCACCACGTTCAGTGCGAACTCCACCTACTCGGGAAGCGGGATTGGTGTCGCCAAAACCATCATCAATGCTGGCAACAACACATCCTTCGTGCTCGGTCAGACATACAACGCATTCACCTATGCGACGTCCAGTTCGCTGAAAAGCGACGGCAGCGGCACCATTGTTCTTTCGTGGTACAATGACGGAGCTAGCGAGGGAGCGTTCAATGGCTTTCAGCTGAGCGCCAGCCCGGTTCCCGAACCAAGTGCCTACGCCATGCTTGGCTTGGGTATTTTATTCTGCGCTGTGGTGACCCGTCGCCGTCGTAAAGACCATACATCCCCTTGTGGCATTTGA
- a CDS encoding AraC family transcriptional regulator: MIILTAREILRGEVKQQHAMRLRGVGAFPFHRHDFAEVFWVSRGRGVHRLAIGSQDLEPGFLGFIRAADAHGYESEGDGFLLHNIAFDPQWLESFRRRHYPGKDWPWSGRGGRPVHRHLSRMQIERLALEFAALARSTGKPRDAERFLLNLLHVAAMDEPDRWRLQDRAPVWLGRALQEWEDPRHWSGGTRALARLAGRSEEHVARVVRRWVGCSPTDLLNRHRMQHAAHLLAATDRKVLDIALECGCASLGHFYTIFHRHHGCAPGSYRKLQPPRPI; the protein is encoded by the coding sequence GTGATCATTCTCACTGCCCGAGAAATCCTGCGTGGAGAGGTCAAACAGCAGCACGCGATGCGTCTGCGCGGAGTAGGTGCCTTTCCGTTCCACCGGCATGACTTTGCGGAGGTGTTCTGGGTCAGCCGCGGACGGGGAGTCCACCGGCTTGCGATTGGAAGCCAAGATCTTGAGCCGGGATTTCTGGGATTTATCCGGGCGGCGGATGCCCATGGTTATGAATCCGAAGGGGATGGGTTCCTACTCCACAACATCGCGTTTGACCCGCAGTGGCTGGAATCCTTCCGCCGAAGGCATTATCCAGGGAAGGACTGGCCATGGAGCGGACGGGGCGGCAGGCCCGTACACCGGCATCTGAGCCGGATGCAGATCGAGCGACTGGCCCTTGAGTTCGCCGCTTTGGCTCGATCAACAGGGAAGCCACGCGATGCCGAGCGATTTCTGCTCAACCTGCTGCACGTGGCCGCAATGGATGAACCGGACCGGTGGCGTTTGCAGGATAGGGCTCCTGTCTGGCTGGGCCGGGCCTTGCAAGAGTGGGAGGACCCGCGGCATTGGAGCGGAGGCACGCGTGCCCTAGCCCGCTTGGCCGGGAGAAGCGAGGAGCATGTGGCGCGTGTCGTGCGTAGGTGGGTCGGCTGCAGCCCGACGGATCTGCTCAACCGCCATCGCATGCAACACGCCGCACACTTGCTGGCCGCAACCGACCGAAAAGTGTTGGACATTGCCTTGGAGTGCGGCTGTGCCAGTCTCGGGCACTTTTACACGATCTTCCACCGGCACCACGGTTGTGCTCCCGGGAGTTACCGGAAACTCCAGCCCCCGCGCCCCATCTGA
- a CDS encoding LacI family DNA-binding transcriptional regulator: protein MNPRVRLVDVARQAGVSLAAASMALHEPPRGISAATAAKVRTAAKTLGYVPDSAARALSIQSSVQRTPFRGTVAYLINHSGHAGRLTIEAQTSDHPEGSNLKSHLRELGYHMEGYVLPGTQKEADQLARILYQKGTVELLVDFYNWHYEIRFPWEDYAVVASSPHPLQARFDSVIAHSYSDVILAVRECRRRSYNRIGLAVSSKWFPDWKMGFAYASECFGGTLADKPLFLDDWNIDQFLRWYDKAKPDAVIANEGSRLPEDLAARGIHVSEDLGYCCLHVPPHRQRPDRDSSEER from the coding sequence ATGAACCCGAGGGTGCGGCTGGTAGACGTCGCGCGCCAAGCCGGCGTGAGCCTGGCCGCTGCCAGCATGGCCTTGCACGAGCCACCGCGGGGCATCTCCGCAGCAACGGCCGCTAAGGTCAGAACGGCCGCCAAGACACTGGGCTACGTGCCCGACTCGGCCGCACGCGCACTCTCGATACAGTCTTCAGTCCAAAGGACCCCCTTCCGTGGGACAGTAGCCTACCTCATCAACCATAGCGGCCATGCTGGACGGCTGACCATCGAAGCCCAGACATCAGACCACCCCGAGGGATCCAATCTCAAATCACATCTCCGCGAACTGGGCTATCATATGGAGGGATATGTCCTTCCCGGGACCCAAAAAGAGGCCGACCAGCTCGCACGCATCCTTTATCAAAAAGGAACCGTTGAACTTCTCGTCGATTTCTACAACTGGCACTACGAGATCCGGTTCCCTTGGGAGGACTACGCGGTGGTCGCATCCTCGCCCCACCCTTTGCAGGCACGATTCGATTCGGTCATCGCCCATTCGTACAGCGATGTCATCCTTGCTGTCCGCGAATGCCGGCGGAGATCCTACAACAGGATCGGCCTTGCCGTTTCCTCAAAATGGTTCCCTGATTGGAAAATGGGGTTTGCTTACGCATCTGAGTGTTTCGGTGGCACTCTGGCCGACAAACCTCTTTTCTTGGATGACTGGAACATCGACCAATTTCTCCGTTGGTATGACAAGGCCAAGCCCGACGCTGTCATCGCCAATGAGGGATCGAGACTGCCCGAAGATCTTGCCGCCCGGGGCATCCATGTCTCTGAGGATCTCGGCTATTGCTGCCTGCATGTGCCCCCCCACCGGCAACGGCCTGACCGGGATTCTTCAGAAGAACGATGA
- a CDS encoding sugar phosphate isomerase/epimerase, which produces MTANLVSKPLGFQMTRGWMQGDRATNDLHRAAEHFAERFEVLVSSISKLGFSSLDLWCAHLHPEWATARHLEIASATLKRHGMRVSAYLWYGGSSTEDLRVCARVMSALETDLISGSHGLLDSDRKSLVSELRNLRLRLAYENHPETSGAEILAKIGQGDEDVLGVAYDTGWAGTKGFDAAAELPRLLPRLFHFHAKDVKARRKEPTGYDLIDSGHETCTLGDGIVGIEKVLRAAVAGGFTGPIGIEHEPETHNPDEECRESLRRVRSWLA; this is translated from the coding sequence ATGACCGCCAACCTTGTCTCCAAACCCCTCGGCTTCCAGATGACGCGGGGCTGGATGCAGGGCGACCGCGCCACCAACGACCTCCACCGCGCGGCGGAACATTTTGCGGAGCGCTTCGAGGTGCTCGTCTCCAGCATCAGCAAACTCGGCTTTTCCAGTTTGGACCTCTGGTGCGCCCACCTCCACCCGGAATGGGCCACCGCACGTCACCTTGAGATCGCCTCTGCCACCCTCAAGCGCCACGGCATGCGGGTCAGCGCATATCTTTGGTACGGCGGCTCAAGCACCGAAGATCTTCGCGTCTGTGCGCGAGTTATGAGCGCCCTCGAAACGGATCTCATTAGCGGCTCGCACGGCCTTCTGGATTCCGACCGCAAATCCCTGGTTTCGGAACTACGGAACCTCAGACTTCGTTTAGCCTACGAAAACCATCCCGAAACCTCTGGAGCTGAGATCCTTGCCAAAATCGGCCAAGGCGATGAGGATGTGCTTGGTGTCGCCTACGACACCGGATGGGCGGGCACCAAGGGTTTTGATGCCGCCGCTGAACTGCCCCGCCTCCTTCCGCGGCTCTTCCATTTCCACGCCAAGGACGTAAAGGCCCGGCGCAAGGAGCCCACTGGCTACGACCTCATCGATTCCGGCCACGAAACCTGCACCCTGGGCGATGGTATCGTGGGCATCGAAAAGGTCCTGCGTGCCGCCGTGGCGGGTGGCTTCACCGGACCCATCGGCATTGAACACGAACCCGAAACGCACAATCCGGACGAAGAGTGCCGCGAGAGCCTCCGTCGTGTCCGTTCCTGGCTGGCCTGA